From the Telopea speciosissima isolate NSW1024214 ecotype Mountain lineage chromosome 9, Tspe_v1, whole genome shotgun sequence genome, the window ATTTTCGATACAATGCCTGAAAGAAGTCTCGTCCCCTGGACTGCTATCATCGGCTGCCAGTCACGTGCTGGCCACGTAGATATGGCTTTCTCTATGTATAATCAGATGAGGCAAGAAGAAATTCAACCCAATTCTGTTACTCTGTTGGGATTGCTCTTTGGGATTTCACAGCTTATCCAACTGCAATGCGTCCATGCTTTCGTGGTTCGATCGGGTTTCGAATCTGATATTTTGGTGGTGAATTCTTTGTTGAACGTGTATGGTAGATGTGGGAGGGTGGAGATGGCTCGTCATTTGTTCGAATCGGTGAATCTAAGGGACATTGTTTCCTGGAATTCTCTACTGTCGGGTTACTCCAAGAATGAGAACGTAAGAGAGTCTTTGGAGATTTTGAATAGGATGAGGATCGATAGAGCAGAACCAGACCAGCAGACATTTGGGTTTGTGGTGTCTGCAATTGCAAATCAGAGCAAACTTCAATTGGGACAATCCGTCCATGGGCAGATTGTCAAGGCTGGTTTTGGATTGGATGCGCATGTGGAGACAACTCTTATGGTCATGTACTTGAAATGTGGAAATGTTCACGATGCTTTTCAGATGTTTAATGAAATCGAAGATAAGGATGTGATCTCGTGGACAGCCATGATCTCGGGTTTGGTACAAAATGATAGGGCTGATGAGGCTCTTAACATGTTCCATTGGATGTTAAAGTCCATAGGGATGCCCTCTACTGCAACCATAGCTAGCGCCCTTGCTGCTTGTGCACAGCTGGGTTCCTCTGTTCTGGGAACGTCCATCCATGGGTACATCATCAGGCAGAAAATTAAAGTAGACACTGCAGCTGAGAACTCGCTTCTTACCATGTACGCAAAGTGTGGTTATCTAGAGCAGAGTTGGGCAGTGTTTAATAGGATAGACAACAGAGATGTTGTTTCGTGGAATGCAATAGTCGCTGGTTATGCCCAGAATGGTGATTTGGATAAGGCCTTGTGCCTCTTCAATGAAATGAGGAGGGCCTGCCAAAGACCTGATCCTATTACTGTTGTTTCCCTTCTCCAAGCTTGTGCCTCTGTTGGGGCACTCCATCAAGGAAAATGGATCCACAATTTTGTGATTAGAAATGGAGTTGGTCCTTCCATTTCAATTGACACTGCTTTGATTGATGTGTACTCAAAATGTGGTGACATAGATGCCGCTCGAAGGTGTTTTGATGATATGCCGGAGCATGACTTGGTCTCATGGAGCACAATGATTGCAGGATATGGTAGTCATGGAAAAGGAGATACAGCTTTTAGGATGTACTCAGAATTTCTGAGCACAGGGATTGAACCTAACCATGTAATTTTCCTTGCCGTCCTCTCGGCGTGTAGTCACTCTGGACTTGTTTCTCAGGGTTTGAGACTTTTCCAGTCTATGACACAAGATTTTGGCATTGAACCAAAGCTTGAGCAC encodes:
- the LOC122639722 gene encoding pentatricopeptide repeat-containing protein At4g04370; the protein is MNNVKPCILGALRKPRLTLSLNTTKSSNELINRLSASGAHREVFLVYSCMVRDDTPPDAHTFPSLLKACTSLGLPSHGLSIHQRIIVDGYSSDAYIATSLIHMYSKFGKTNVACQIFDTMPERSLVPWTAIIGCQSRAGHVDMAFSMYNQMRQEEIQPNSVTLLGLLFGISQLIQLQCVHAFVVRSGFESDILVVNSLLNVYGRCGRVEMARHLFESVNLRDIVSWNSLLSGYSKNENVRESLEILNRMRIDRAEPDQQTFGFVVSAIANQSKLQLGQSVHGQIVKAGFGLDAHVETTLMVMYLKCGNVHDAFQMFNEIEDKDVISWTAMISGLVQNDRADEALNMFHWMLKSIGMPSTATIASALAACAQLGSSVLGTSIHGYIIRQKIKVDTAAENSLLTMYAKCGYLEQSWAVFNRIDNRDVVSWNAIVAGYAQNGDLDKALCLFNEMRRACQRPDPITVVSLLQACASVGALHQGKWIHNFVIRNGVGPSISIDTALIDVYSKCGDIDAARRCFDDMPEHDLVSWSTMIAGYGSHGKGDTAFRMYSEFLSTGIEPNHVIFLAVLSACSHSGLVSQGLRLFQSMTQDFGIEPKLEHRACIVDLLTRAGRVAEAYNFVKNLFSQPSADVLGILLDACRTHRNAALADVVEREIILLKPTNASNYVQLAQSYASRSKWDGMGEVRMQMRSLGLKKVPGWSSIELQGTITIFFVDQSSHAQYEKLMLVLNILGMEMRDEL